In the genome of Bacillota bacterium, the window CAATTCCCGGGCATGATATAATTTTCCTTTCATTATGCCGCTGCTTCCGATATCCCGGGCATCGGCTATGTTAGTCATTACCTTCCCCCTAGCTTTTTAGCTTATGGCCCCGGACACTACGTATCCCACAAGGACAAATAATCCAAAGACAAACCATGCTGCACCTTGATTATGATCATCAATAGCCTTATGCAGATTCCAACCGGGTGTAATTAGGTTTATCATGTGATAGAAAACAATATTTAGAGTAATACCAATCCCGGCGTATTTCGCCGCATTAATAAGAGTATCGGTGTAAAGCATGGAGGAATGAATAATAAGTCCGATGGAAAACATAAGCCCGGCCATCACAATGCCAATGGCCGGATTTTTTTCCTTTAATTCATCTCGTAAATTATAAGGTGTGGTAAGATCAAACGCTATAAGTCCTAACCATCCCAGAGCAAAACCGGCCACGGCCCAGTAAACTGTTGCAATTTCGGGAACCTGCCAGATATTCATTGCAAAACCCTCCCCTGTAACTACTTGCCAAAAGTCGGACCGCCGCCGCGAACGGTGCCTCCCTTGCGAACACTACCTGTTTTATTGCTATATTTCCAGAAATCGAAAATCTCATCTACTATTTCGGCTGCCAAGTAACCTGTCATGAAATCTCCCGTATCAAAGTAATCTTTGTTATAATTATTAGCAACAAACTCCTTGGAGGCCAATTCAACCATAGATTTCTCAGCATCTGCCGGATTTGCAGTAATGTTTATGATCTGTTCCGGGTAAGCCAAAAGGACTCTCTCTTTACTGGGTTCGGACATAAAAGCCGGTTCTGCTATTTGGGCCATTTCTTTAGCGGTTATGCTGGGTGATTTTGATATTTCATAAATAATTGCCACATCTTCAGGGTTGAACTGATTGGTTTTTGTGTTGATCAACTGGCCGTTATCTTTTAAGTACTGTTCCAGGCTTGAACCACAGCCGGCTAATAGTAATAAAGAGATTGTCATCATTATAACCACTGTAACCAAACGCATTTGCTGCACGACACCACCTAGAAAAATTAAGGCTTTTATCTGCTCTTAAGAAGCCCTGATGTTCAGCATTAGCTGAACCGGTTTACTCTTTTTTATGGTGCTTAAGTTTTTGTTTTAAGCGCGCCAGTTCAGTGTCTACATCGTTATTGTTTTTCCCCAGTGATGCCAGCTCATCGTCCAAATCTTGCCCGCTGGATTTAAGCTCTATGCTTGCGGCTGCTTCTGCCTCCGCCTGGTTTACTTTTTCTTCCATCCGCTCAAAGCCCTTTCGCGCTGTATCTTTGCCAAATCCTGTCATGACTTTGTTGATTTCTTTTTGAGCTTTTGCAGCTTCAGCCCTGGCCACAAGGGTTGCCTTTTTAGCCTTCATTTGTTCGTATTCGTCTTTCATTTCCCGCAACTGTGCCTTTAGTTTATCAGCGGTTTCCCTAGATCCTTCAAATTGTTCTTTATAATCATCTGCTTTAGCCTGGTGCAATTTCTTATCTTCCAAGGCTCGCCGGGCTAGATCCTCCCTTTCTTGTTCTAATGCCTGCAGGGCCTGTGTTTCCCTTTTATCAGCCATCACTTGGGAATCTTCATACTGTTTTTGGAACCTTTTTACTACTGCAATTTGCTTGGTTACTGCCACTTCAGCATCGGCAATGTCGTCTTCCATGTCCCGCAGATATTGTTCCAGCATCTTTATTGGATTTTCAGCCTTGTCAAGCATGCTGTTGATGTTAGCCCTTATGTTATCACCTATTCTTTTAAATAAGCTCATATTCTTCCCCCTATTGATCATAATTTAGCTTCCGGCTAATATGTTGAGTTCTCTCTCGTGGATATAATAGCCATAACTTGCCTCTAAGTCACCGCCCCACATTTCGATGGAAAGGGCATAGTCTTCTTGCTCATCCTCGTATTCCCAGTATTTAACTTCTTGGCCAAGTATGGCCCCCGCTTCACCGTGGACTTCGGTAATTATTGCGGTACCTGCTTCATCTAAATAGAATGTTTTGTGATCATAGTTTAGTCTGTTGGGAGGCCGGTCTCCGAGATCTAATTTTATTGGCCGGAAAATAGAGAGCTCCAGGCTGTCGTCTTGTTCAACGGCCAACCAAATACGCTCATTTTCACCCTCAAGCTGGTATGCCACCCACCGATATCCACTATCCTCGTATTTAATAAGGCCTACCACGGTATAATCGATAAGGTCGTAAGCAATAACGTCGCCTGTGTGCAAGTTATTTAGTGTGCGTTTCTGCACTTTCGGCTTATGGCGCCCTAATAACTTATCCATTAAACCCACTTGATTTTCCCTCCCCCCATAACATATTATCCATTATAACATTAATAATTTAGGTATTGTAGACAAAAATTGTGCCATGATTAACAAAAAAAATTCCCGCTTAAAGCGGGAATTTTATCCTTGTATCTTAGGTTTAAAGGTTTCACAACACGTGTTCTCGGACATGCCGACAGTCATATCATTGGTACTTGACCGGACTTCGATGTTGTCTGCAAAACAGGCTTCGTTTGCATTGTATTGACACTCTTCAATATTACACTTGCCTACTTTTGACAAATATTCACCCCCTTCTTTTTTCAGTATTAGCTTATGTTTGGATTTTATGCAGTTAGGGCTTAATCCTGATGCTCCGCGGGTATTTTGCCGAGATACTAAATACGGATTTTGTGAGGCTAAAAGTAACGAAAGAACCTCCCGTGATATGTGGGAGGTTCTTTCGTTTGTCCGCCAGAGGCGGTGGAGAAGGGAGTTTACCCTTCTCTATATGAGAGTGGAGTCGGGTTTGGCAATTGAAGAAAAATAAATTTAATATCAGTTCGTTAATAAAATTCTAAAATTTATTCGCTTGCATCTGGATGTAGTGGATTCTTACATTCTTTATTATGAAGCAAAGTTGAAATTATTATTTAAAAAAATTAGAACAAATAGTACCTTTTATCACTTTGTAGAC includes:
- a CDS encoding DUF350 domain-containing protein; this encodes MNIWQVPEIATVYWAVAGFALGWLGLIAFDLTTPYNLRDELKEKNPAIGIVMAGLMFSIGLIIHSSMLYTDTLINAAKYAGIGITLNIVFYHMINLITPGWNLHKAIDDHNQGAAWFVFGLFVLVGYVVSGAIS
- a CDS encoding DUF4247 domain-containing protein, translated to MRLVTVVIMMTISLLLLAGCGSSLEQYLKDNGQLINTKTNQFNPEDVAIIYEISKSPSITAKEMAQIAEPAFMSEPSKERVLLAYPEQIINITANPADAEKSMVELASKEFVANNYNKDYFDTGDFMTGYLAAEIVDEIFDFWKYSNKTGSVRKGGTVRGGGPTFGK
- a CDS encoding PspA/IM30 family protein, which translates into the protein MSLFKRIGDNIRANINSMLDKAENPIKMLEQYLRDMEDDIADAEVAVTKQIAVVKRFQKQYEDSQVMADKRETQALQALEQEREDLARRALEDKKLHQAKADDYKEQFEGSRETADKLKAQLREMKDEYEQMKAKKATLVARAEAAKAQKEINKVMTGFGKDTARKGFERMEEKVNQAEAEAAASIELKSSGQDLDDELASLGKNNNDVDTELARLKQKLKHHKKE
- a CDS encoding DUF4178 domain-containing protein — protein: MGLMDKLLGRHKPKVQKRTLNNLHTGDVIAYDLIDYTVVGLIKYEDSGYRWVAYQLEGENERIWLAVEQDDSLELSIFRPIKLDLGDRPPNRLNYDHKTFYLDEAGTAIITEVHGEAGAILGQEVKYWEYEDEQEDYALSIEMWGGDLEASYGYYIHERELNILAGS
- a CDS encoding DUF1540 domain-containing protein: MSKVGKCNIEECQYNANEACFADNIEVRSSTNDMTVGMSENTCCETFKPKIQG